Genomic DNA from Burkholderia plantarii:
AGTCGCTGGGCGCGAAGAAGGCACTGATCGTCACCGACGCGGGCCTGCACAAGATGGGGCTGTCCGCGACGATCGCCGGCTACCTGCGCGAAGCCGGCCTCGACGCCGAGATCTTCCCCGGCGCCGAGCCCAACCCGACCGACCTCAACGTCCACGACGGCGTGGCGCTCTACCAGCGCAGCGGCTGCGACTTCATCGTGTCGCTGGGCGGCGGCTCCTCCCACGACTGCGCGAAGGGCATCGGGCTCGTCACGGCGGGCGGCGGCCACATCAGCGACTACGAGGGCGTGGACAAATCGAGCGTGCCGATGACGCCGCTCATCTCGATCAACACCACGGCCGGCACGGCCGCCGAGATGACGCGCTTTTGCATCATCACCAATTCGCGCAACCATGTGAAGATGGCGATCGTCGACTGGCGCTGCACGCCGCTCGTCGCGATCGACGATCCGCGCCTGATGGTGGCCATGCCGCCCGCGCTGACGGCCGCCACCGGCATGGACGCGCTCACCCACGCGGTGGAAGCCTACGTCTCCACCGCCGCCACGCCGATCACCGACGCCTGCGCGGAAAAGGCGATCGCGCTGATCGGCGATTGGCTGCCGAAGGCGGTGGCCAACGGCGAATCGATGGAGGCGCGCGCGGCCATGTGCTACGCGCAGTACCTGGCCGGCATGGCCTTCAACAACGCCTCGCTCGGCTACGTCCACGCCATGGCGCACCAGCTCGGCGGCTTCTACAACCTGCCGCACGGCGTCTGCAACGCGATCCTGCTGCCGCACGTCTGCGAGTTCAACCTGATCGCGGCGCCCGAGCGCTTCGCGCGCATCGCCGCGCTGCTCGGCGCGAACACCGCGGGGCGGTCGGTAACCGACGCGGGCGCGGCGGCGATCGCCGCGATCCGCGCGCTGTCGGCCTCGATCGACATTCCCGCGGGCCTCGCCGGCCTCGGCGTGAAGGCCGACGACCACGAGGTGATGGCGCGCAACGCGCAGAAGGACGCCTGCATGCTCACCAACCCGCGCACCGCCACGCTGAAGCAGGTGATCGGCATCTTCGAAGCGGCGATGTAGGCGCGGCGGGCCGTGCCTGCATCCGGCCTCGCCCGTCCGGCGGCGGGGCCGTCGCCGCCGAAATCCTCCCCTGCCCCGGCGCCGTCCCTCATCCCTTTCCCGCCAATCACGAACCAGCCGCCGCGAACGGCCAACGGCACCCGCTCACGGCCCGCAACGGCACTCCCGCCGTGTCGCGGCATTTGACGCGGCCCGCGCGCACGGGGAACATGCGGGATCGGAGACTTTCCCACCGGCCGCATGAACAACACCACGCAGCAAGCCATCGTCCATCAGTTGCGCGAGAGGATCCTGAACGCGGAACTCTCGCCGGACCTGCGGCTCGTGGAGATCTCGAAGGACCGCCTCGACCTGGCGCCGAGCCACCCGCGCCTCGACGGCCGGCCGTCGTAGCCCCGCACGCCCGCGCCGCTCACGCCACCGACCTCGCCCCGCCCATGGAACCTCGCCGCGAACCGCCCAATCTCGCCCAACTGCGCGTCTTCAGGACGATCGCCGAGGTCGGCAGCGCGTCCGGCGCGGCTGCCCGGCTGCACCGCGCGCAGTCGGCCATCACGCGCTCGCTGCAGGAGCTGGAGCACTGGGTCGGCGAGAAGCTGTTCGAGCGCCGCGCGGCCGGCATGATGATGACGCCCGCCGCGCGCGTGGTGCTCAAGCGCGCCGACCGCGTGTTCCATGAACTCGAGGAAGTGGCGGCCTGGTGCCTCGCGCTGCAGAACGGCCGCCGGCCCACCACCGAGCGCCCGCTGCCGGCCTATCTGCTCAACACGCGCCGGCTGCAGTTGACGGTGTCGCTGGCGCGCCATCGCCACATGCCGAGCGCCGCGCACGCGCTCGGCATCAGCCAGCCGGCCGTGAGCAGCGCGATCCGGATTCTCGAGACGGGCGCCGGCATCCGGCTGTTCCACCGCCACGCGCGCGGCCTGGTGCTGACCACCGAGGGCGAGACGTTCGTGCTGCACATCCGCCGCGCGCTCAACGAGCTGCGCCATATCGAGGACGACCTGGCCGCCGCGCGCGGCGTGATCCAGGGCAGCGTGAC
This window encodes:
- the mdh gene encoding iron-dependent methanol dehydrogenase, producing MSYLSIADRTDSFFIPCVTLIGAGCARETGTRAKSLGAKKALIVTDAGLHKMGLSATIAGYLREAGLDAEIFPGAEPNPTDLNVHDGVALYQRSGCDFIVSLGGGSSHDCAKGIGLVTAGGGHISDYEGVDKSSVPMTPLISINTTAGTAAEMTRFCIITNSRNHVKMAIVDWRCTPLVAIDDPRLMVAMPPALTAATGMDALTHAVEAYVSTAATPITDACAEKAIALIGDWLPKAVANGESMEARAAMCYAQYLAGMAFNNASLGYVHAMAHQLGGFYNLPHGVCNAILLPHVCEFNLIAAPERFARIAALLGANTAGRSVTDAGAAAIAAIRALSASIDIPAGLAGLGVKADDHEVMARNAQKDACMLTNPRTATLKQVIGIFEAAM